Genomic DNA from Cytophagales bacterium:
TCTACGTACCGGCCTTCTAAAATAAGCTGCCCGCTTTTGTTGTAAGATCTGAAGTCGCCATTTTTTTCGCCACCCGTGAGTGTATGTTCTGCTTCTAATTGACCGTTATCATAATAGACGCGGGAAAAACCATTTATTATTCCATCTTTATAGCTTGCTTCGGTTTTTAAAGTACCTTTTTCATAATAAGACCGTGAAATTCCGTTTTGTATATTATTCAAATAATTGATTTCTTCTTTCAGCTTTCCATCCTCATAATATGATTTTACCAATCCTTCAGGGTTGCCGTTTTTGAAAATAGCTACCTGCTTTAATTTACCATTTCCGTAATAAACTTTAACAGTATCCTTTAAAGTATCATTTACATAATGTCCCTCCTGTATAATTGTTCCATTTTTATTGAAAACTTTTACCGGGCCGTTTTTCAGGTCGTCATTGTACCAGGTTTCAGTTCTACCTGTTTCATTAAATTCAATAAACAGGCTGTCTTTTAACCCTTTTTTAAAATAACCGGTAACAGCAATTTTGTGGTCAGGGAAATATTTTTTATATGAACCGTGTATAAAATTGCTGTCATTTTCCAAGATGTAATATTCTTCCTTTAATTGAGTTTGAAGAGAGTCGTGCCAGGTTTGGATTTTAGTTTGGGCATGAGATTGAATTATTTGTAAGTTTGTAATTAATAAGAGGATAAGAATGGTTAAATAGTTGTATGGTAGCATGGTAGCATGGTTGCCTGGATGCATGGTTGCATGATTGCATACAATATACTTAATCATTATAAATATATTTCTACATCTTTTAGCCGTGATGTATAAAAACGATACATTTCATCTAAATAGTCATTAATATTATCTAAAAACTTTTGACGGGCTAAATATCGTCCTAAAACAAGATCAAAATGGTTTATCATAATGATTTTAATAATTTTATAAGTTCTTCAAGAAATTTGAACATTTTTTCAACCTGCTCCGGAAATAAATATTGTGGAAAATATCTGGTTCTGATATAGGCATCATCTACCTCTTTAATAATTATTTTATTTGTTTCACGATAAAATACAAACATTTAAAATAATTTATACATAACGACATAAATTTTGCAGTATTGGTTAATATTGGTTACCCCTTTGTCCAACCTTGCAAAGATAGCAAGTAATTATGAACTTTCAAATTACAGTTACCCCCGCATGTTTTTTTAGCTTGTGTTAGTTGCTTTTAAATTTTTGTTTTCAGGTGGGATTATTCTTTTGGGGTGGTGTAGGCATACTCTTTTGGCATTTTTGGCTTGAGGCTTTGATATTAAGCGAATGCCAAATGTGTATGACTATGAAGGGTTGGCTTGTATTTACAGTCAGTTATTATTTTCTGATACCAGAATAAAAATTATTAATAAAAGTTTGTTTATTAATTTTGTTCTTCATTTCTTTGTATCTTTAATAAATTTCAAGAAAGATTTTCTTCTGATGATCCAAATTAATTCTCAAGTACAAATAAATTCTGATAATTCACTTAACAGAAAGAATACAGAACTTTATCAGAACTATCCTAACCCGTTTGGGGATAATACCAATTTCAGCTATGCTATAGAACAAGCAGGGCAGGTAGAGTTAGTTATCCATTCTTATTTTGGACGATACATCACCACTTTAGTTACTGAACATCAAGATAAGGGCAGTTATTCCATTGAATGGAATACTACTGACATCCCCCCCGGTTTATATTTCTATACTTTAAGAGTTGATGGAATGGAGTGGGTGAAGAAGGCAATTCGTATAAAATAATCTGTTCATTTAAAAACAATAAAAGTTCGAAAGGGCTTTTATTGTTTTCTCCTATGCTACTTTTTTATATCACATAAGAACATGAAAAATAATAAAATAATCAAAAGATTAAGTACAATATTTGCAATATCCACACTAAGTATTAATATTGCTTTTGCTCAATGCTTTATAAATAACATCACAAGTACTAATACCTGTTTTGGGCTTTGTGATGGAACAATTGAAGTTGTTGCTTCAGGAGGGTCGGGTATATATATGTATAGCATTGATGCTGGAGCTACATTTGAAGCATGTAGTTTATTTACTGGTTTATGTTCCGGTACTTATAGTATTGTATTAGATGATTTGAACGGGTGTCAGGACTCACTTAATGTTACAATTACCGGGTGGACTGCTTTGGTTGTTTCAATAGTCTCACTTGACGCTTCGTGTAATGGAGCTTGTGATGGTGCTCTTACAGCAGCAGCAGGTGGTGGCTTTCCGCCCTATTCGTTTCAGTGGAATACGGATCCTGTGCAAACAACTTCAACTGCTACAGGATTATGTGCTGGAACTTATACTGTTACTGTAACTGATCTGAATGGCTGCCAAGCACAGGCTTCCAGCACTATTTCAGAACCCACTCCTCCTATAATTGACAGCGCATCCAGCACAAATGCTACATGTGGATTATGTGATGGTACTGCTACTGTTTTTGCAAGCGGTGGAATACCTCCTTATACCTACTCATGGCAAGATGGGCAAACAACTCAAACAGCTTCCGGATTATGCGCGGGAGCTCCTTTAGTTGTCGTTACCGATGCTAACGGATGTTCAGATTATACTATAGTTCCCGTAAATGAAAATGGCGAGATTATTATAACAAGTTCTACAGATGCATTGTGCAACAATGGATGTGATGGCACAGCTACAGTAAGTTTTACCTGTAGTGATCCTCCATGCGCAATCCTATGGTTTGAAGACTGGTTTTTTAATGGGCAAACAGATACTACTGCAACTGGCTTATGCGCTGGTAATTATAGTGTTAATGTAATCAATTTTTCAGGATGTAATACCTTTGAACAAGTAACAATAAATGAGCCACCAACTCAACTTATTGCTACTATTACAGGAACAAATACAAGCTGTGTTGGAATATGTGACGGCAGCGCTACCGTAACACTTTCGGGCGGTGTCTCACCTTATACATATTTGTGGTCCCCAAGCGGGCAAACAGATACTACTGCAACCGGCTTATGTGCAGGAATACATACTGTAATTGTTACAGATTCCCTTGGTTGTAGCGATACTATGGATGTAATTGTTGGTTCACCGGATACTATTGTATTTAACACTTCGATAATTTATCCTACATGCGGTTTTTGTGATGGACAGGCAATTTCCTGTATTACAGGTGGAACACCGCCTTACACTTATAGCTGGACAACAGGTTCAACAACTTTTTATGAGGATAGCTTATGTGAAGGGACTTATGGTTTAACCGTAACTGACACCAATAATTGTATTGCGTTTGAAAGTGTAACAACGCTACAAATAAGCGTCTCAATATCAGATACTATTTGTGATAATGATAGTATATTATTAGGTGGGGCATATCAGAATACACCGGGAATCTATTATGATACCCTTACAGCAATGAATGGTTGCGACAGTGTAGTTGCTACTACTTTAACGGTATATCCAACTTATGATACAACAGTTTCAGCAGTGATTTGTGAAGGTGATAGCGTACTGTTGCCAGGTGGAGCTTTTGCAGATACTCAGGGAACATATTATGATACTTTATCTACTTCAGATGGTTGCGACAGTGTAATTGCAACTTCCTTAACAGTTAATCTTAATCCAACAGTTGTTATTATTGGAGATACTATTGCTTGCGATAACACCTTATTGGATGAAGGAGTGGGAATACCCGGAGATACTTATTTATGGTCAACCAATGACACGACACAAACCATTGTTGTTAATACAACCGGAATGTATTGGTTAATAGTAACCGATTTAAATGGCTGTCAAGGCTCGGATTCAATTAATGTAATAGTAAATCCAACGTATTTTACTCCTTTGTCAGATACAATATGTGATGGTGATAGCTTGTTGTTAGGCGGAACATATCAAACAACTCCGGGAACGTATTATGATACTTTACCTACTGTAAATAGCTGCGATAGCGTAATTGCAACTACCTTAACAGTTAATCCGCTCCCTGTTATTACCGTAGCACCATCACTGGCTTTTGTTTGTAATTTTGGAGATACCGTAATGTTGGTTTCAAGCGGTGCAGATAGTTATACATGGTCGCCTGCAACAGACTTAAATACTACAACAGGAGATACAGTTTTGGCTTTTCCTTCAACAGATACTACTTATACCGTAACAGGAACAAGTGCATCAGGATGCGTAGATTCAACAACCGTTTCGGTTCAATTAAGCAGTGCTATTCCTGTTGCAATTTTTACTGCAAACACTACAAATTTTTGTGAAGGAA
This window encodes:
- a CDS encoding toxin-antitoxin system YwqK family antitoxin, with the translated sequence MIKYIVCNHATMHPGNHATMLPYNYLTILILLLITNLQIIQSHAQTKIQTWHDSLQTQLKEEYYILENDSNFIHGSYKKYFPDHKIAVTGYFKKGLKDSLFIEFNETGRTETWYNDDLKNGPVKVFNKNGTIIQEGHYVNDTLKDTVKVYYGNGKLKQVAIFKNGNPEGLVKSYYEDGKLKEEINYLNNIQNGISRSYYEKGTLKTEASYKDGIINGFSRVYYDNGQLEAEHTLTGGEKNGDFRSYNKSGQLILEGRYV
- a CDS encoding HEPN domain-containing protein, with product MFVFYRETNKIIIKEVDDAYIRTRYFPQYLFPEQVEKMFKFLEELIKLLKSL
- a CDS encoding T9SS type A sorting domain-containing protein yields the protein MPNVYDYEGLACIYSQLLFSDTRIKIINKSLFINFVLHFFVSLINFKKDFLLMIQINSQVQINSDNSLNRKNTELYQNYPNPFGDNTNFSYAIEQAGQVELVIHSYFGRYITTLVTEHQDKGSYSIEWNTTDIPPGLYFYTLRVDGMEWVKKAIRIK
- a CDS encoding T9SS type A sorting domain-containing protein, giving the protein MKNNKIIKRLSTIFAISTLSINIAFAQCFINNITSTNTCFGLCDGTIEVVASGGSGIYMYSIDAGATFEACSLFTGLCSGTYSIVLDDLNGCQDSLNVTITGWTALVVSIVSLDASCNGACDGALTAAAGGGFPPYSFQWNTDPVQTTSTATGLCAGTYTVTVTDLNGCQAQASSTISEPTPPIIDSASSTNATCGLCDGTATVFASGGIPPYTYSWQDGQTTQTASGLCAGAPLVVVTDANGCSDYTIVPVNENGEIIITSSTDALCNNGCDGTATVSFTCSDPPCAILWFEDWFFNGQTDTTATGLCAGNYSVNVINFSGCNTFEQVTINEPPTQLIATITGTNTSCVGICDGSATVTLSGGVSPYTYLWSPSGQTDTTATGLCAGIHTVIVTDSLGCSDTMDVIVGSPDTIVFNTSIIYPTCGFCDGQAISCITGGTPPYTYSWTTGSTTFYEDSLCEGTYGLTVTDTNNCIAFESVTTLQISVSISDTICDNDSILLGGAYQNTPGIYYDTLTAMNGCDSVVATTLTVYPTYDTTVSAVICEGDSVLLPGGAFADTQGTYYDTLSTSDGCDSVIATSLTVNLNPTVVIIGDTIACDNTLLDEGVGIPGDTYLWSTNDTTQTIVVNTTGMYWLIVTDLNGCQGSDSINVIVNPTYFTPLSDTICDGDSLLLGGTYQTTPGTYYDTLPTVNSCDSVIATTLTVNPLPVITVAPSLAFVCNFGDTVMLVSSGADSYTWSPATDLNTTTGDTVLAFPSTDTTYTVTGTSASGCVDSTTVSVQLSSAIPVAIFTANTTNFCEGNTITFNNTSTDATGFSWSFPSGTTADTTVQNPIVTYNSAGVFDVTLTAIGCSTDSTITMAGYITVNQIYTTSLSDTICDGDSLLLGGAYQTTPGTYYDTLSTVNGCDSVLATTLTVNPTYNVSSSDTICDGDSLFIGGAWQTTPGIYYDTSTVNGCDSILATTLTVNLTYFTPLSDTICNGDSSLIGGAWQTAQGTYYDTLPTVNGCDSVLATTLTVNLTYNVSSSDTICDGDSLYIGGAWQTAQGTYYDTSATVNGCDSVIATTLTVNPTYNVSSSDTICAGDSVFIGGAWQTTPGIYYDTSTVNGCDSIIITTLTVNQNDTITAAKSICFGDSIFLGGAYQTNAGIYYDTYPSGQGCDSVVITTLSVNPLPPPPTVTINGNQLASSPANAYQWYYYDTLIVGAISQFYTATQTGFYSVMIADINGCWSVSNPYFVTVTSINEIEFLNNLNIYPNPNTGELMIEMLVLNEVKELQIKLLNLKGQEIYKEKLYQYSGFLQKKIDLILYPKGVYILQVITNNVVVNKKVVFE